The Alphaproteobacteria bacterium sequence ACGTCGCGCAGATGGCAGACCAGCGGCCCGGCCTCCGTGCCCTTCACCGCCGCCAGCAGGCGGGCGTCGACCGTCACCATGCGGCCGGCCACGTGCTGGGCGCAGGCGATGTAGAAACAGTCGTAGGACGGATGGGCGAGCCGGCGGCTCCACTGCCAGGCCGGCTCCGCCAGGTCGACGCCGGCGACGAGGCGGCGCAGGATCAGCGGCAGGGCGGCGGCGATCTGCCGGGCATAGTCCTCGGCCAGGTCGTCCTGCTGCCAGCGCTTCCAGAGCAGGTTGGTCAGTTCCGGCACGATCAGGTCCGGCGCGTACAGGGGCCGGTCGATCTCCAGCAACCGCATGGCCCGATCGCTGCCCGGTTCGGGAAAGAACCATTTCGCGGCAATGCTGGCGTCGACGACGAAGCTCACCGTCCGCGGCCCTCCCGGACCAGGGCGGTGCTGTCGCCGAACCGGCGGGGACCGGCCAGGGCGCGGATGCGCTGGCTGATGCGGGCGAAGTCGGCGGGCGGCGGCGCGGCCGCGGCATCGGTCAGCAGCGCGCGCAGTTCCGCTTCCAGCGAGCGGTTGTGGCGCCGGGCCTGCGCCCTCAGACGCTCGGCAACCGCGTCGTCCAGGTTGCGGATGGTGATCGTGGCCATGGTGTTCGGCTCCCTTGTCTTTATTCCTATGATCGAGCTCACCCGAAAATGCCGTGCACGAACCAGCCGGGTTTCGGCTTCCCGTCGGTTCCGCCCGCTCCCGCGCCGTCGTACAGCCCCTGGCGGAACACCCAGAGCCGCTGGCCGGCGGCGTTCTCCACCCGGTAATAGTCGCGGGTGCGGCGGGCGAGGGGGGCGGCCGGGTCGTCCGGCGGTGCCTCGCGCCACCATTCCGGCGTCAGCCGTTGCGGACCCTCGCCGCGGACGATGCGGTGCAGCACCTTGCCCCAGCGGATCGCGGCGGGCGGATAGTCCGGCAGCAGCGCCGTCGCCTCCACCGGCTCCGGCCGGGCCAGCAGGCGCAGCGGCAGCACCTCGCCCGGCGGCGGCTGCCAGTCGGCCCAGCGCGCCGCCACCTCCGCCGCCGCGTGGTGCAGGGCCGGCAGCGGTTCGACCCGCCGTTCCGGCAGGTGGCTGGTCACCGGCGCCATCCACCGCACCCGTTCCGGCCCCAGCCGCTGGCTGAGGCGGTCGATCAGCGCCGCCATGGCATCGTCCGTCGCGGCCCGGTCCTGCCAGAACCCGCATTCCGTCGGGGCGAGGCGTTCGGTTTCCGGCGCGCTCAGCACCAGGGTTTCGATGCCGAAGCCCAGGTCGCAGCCCTCCAGTTGCCCTTCCAGCAGGCGCAGCAGACGCGCCGGCTGGCGCACCGGCCGGCTGGTGCGCGCGGTGGCCCGGTGCACCCGGCCATCCATGGCATAGCAGGCCAGTTCCAGCCGTCGCGCGCCGCTCTCCGCCGTTTCCAACTGCCGGCAGAGTTCCGCCAGCAGCCGGTCGACGACGGCGCTCAGATCCTCCGCCCGGATCAGCGGTTCGGCCTCGTCCCGGCGCAGGCGGAAGGGCGGCGGCGGGTGGCGGGCCGCCAGCGATTCCGCCGTCCGTCCCAGCGCCTGGTCCAGCCGGCGCAGCAGTTGCGCGCCGAAGCGCCGGGCGAGCGGCGCCCGCGGCAGGCCGGCCACGTCGCCGATGCGCCGCAGGCCCACCTGCGCCAGGTCCGCCACCGTTGCCGCCGGCAGGCGCAGCGCGGCGAGCGGCAGCGGTGCCAGGGATTGCCGCAGCGCCGCCGATCCGCCCGGTGCAGTCCATGCCCGGCCATAGCGGGCCAGGGCCCAGGCCGCGCCCGGCGTTTCCGCCATCGCCGCCCGCGCCTCGAAGCCGAAGCCCTCCAGCCGCGCCAGCAGGTCGTCGCGCAATGCCGCCTCGCCGCCGAACAGGTGGTCGCAGCCGGTCGTGTCCAGCAGCAGCCCGTCCGCGCCGTCCAGCGCCAGCAGCGGCGTGTAGCGCTCGCACCAGTCGGCGAGCCGGCCAAGGCCGCGCAACTCCCGCAGCGGGTTGGCCGGGTGGGTTCGCAGCGCGGGGTGCAGCGCCCGCGCATCCGCCAGCGTCATGCCGGCGGCGATGCCCAACGCCGCCGCCGCGGCGTTGGCGGCGGCCACGCGCGGCACGCCGGCCGTCTCCGCCAGGGTGGCGAGCGGCTCCACCGTTCGGCCCAGCCGGTCGGTGGCGAACCGGGGCAGCCAGAGCGAGAGATAGCGTCGGCTCATTTTGTTCCTCCTGCCGGGCATTAAGTTCTATATATGTTCTGTTTTCAAGCGAAAAATTGGCACCGACCATTCGTCTTTCGCCCTCGCGGCAATCGCCCCGCTGGGCAGGCGGAGCGCGCCATGGCAGAGTGCGGTCGGTTTCCGTTCGATGGAGCAGCCCCTTGGCCTCGACGTCTGCGACCGCAAAGCCGATCAATCTCGCACTGCAAGGCGGCGGCTCGCACGGGGCCTTCACCTGGGGCGTGCTCGATCGCATTCTGGAAGACGAGCGTCTGGTGGTGGAGGCGATCGGCGGCACCAGCGCCGGCGCCATGAACGCGGTGGTCGCGGCCAGCGGCCTGATCGAGGACGGGCGCGACGGCGCGCGCCGCCATCTGGCCGCCTTCTGGACCGCGGTGGCCGAGGCCGGCCGCTCCAGCCCGCTGAAGCGCAGCCCGATCGACGTCTGGATGGGCAACTGGTCGCTCGACAACTCGCCGGTCTACATCCTGTTCGACCT is a genomic window containing:
- a CDS encoding type II toxin-antitoxin system VapC family toxin, whose amino-acid sequence is MSFVVDASIAAKWFFPEPGSDRAMRLLEIDRPLYAPDLIVPELTNLLWKRWQQDDLAEDYARQIAAALPLILRRLVAGVDLAEPAWQWSRRLAHPSYDCFYIACAQHVAGRMVTVDARLLAAVKGTEAGPLVCHLRDVVTA
- a CDS encoding DNA polymerase Y family protein, with protein sequence MPGRRNKMSRRYLSLWLPRFATDRLGRTVEPLATLAETAGVPRVAAANAAAAALGIAAGMTLADARALHPALRTHPANPLRELRGLGRLADWCERYTPLLALDGADGLLLDTTGCDHLFGGEAALRDDLLARLEGFGFEARAAMAETPGAAWALARYGRAWTAPGGSAALRQSLAPLPLAALRLPAATVADLAQVGLRRIGDVAGLPRAPLARRFGAQLLRRLDQALGRTAESLAARHPPPPFRLRRDEAEPLIRAEDLSAVVDRLLAELCRQLETAESGARRLELACYAMDGRVHRATARTSRPVRQPARLLRLLEGQLEGCDLGFGIETLVLSAPETERLAPTECGFWQDRAATDDAMAALIDRLSQRLGPERVRWMAPVTSHLPERRVEPLPALHHAAAEVAARWADWQPPPGEVLPLRLLARPEPVEATALLPDYPPAAIRWGKVLHRIVRGEGPQRLTPEWWREAPPDDPAAPLARRTRDYYRVENAAGQRLWVFRQGLYDGAGAGGTDGKPKPGWFVHGIFG